In Ciconia boyciana chromosome 1, ASM3463844v1, whole genome shotgun sequence, the genomic stretch AACTTTCTTTATTTCCCCAGTTCTCCCAGACAATCCCAGATGTAAGAGGGCACAGGAGCTGCTAAGAAAAGGTCTTCATGCATGAATTTGTACATTACCCACCATTTTTCAGCTGCTCTATGCCCAAAGTCCACCTTCAGCTGGCCTGTCCTTTGCATATGTTTTTGGGTACTCACTGGTGTGAcggggggaaggggcagaggcaAGGGCAGCTCCTCTCTGTTGGTTTTAGCCATCATGCTGTCCATACTGAACCACCGCCTTAGCAAAGCACGAGCCAGGGCGGCTCCccctctgccactgctgctccagcaccgCAGGGACCaagctggggcaggggtggagTTCACATTTGTGTTGAATTGCTCATGAAAAGGCAGGGGTTGTGGGGGGGGAAAGGTTTaggaaaatgtttgaaagatttttttaattcatttccatttttattcctatttcaTGATATTTTAGCAGTAATAAAGGGTTGTATATGTTGTATCATTTCATATGAACATGTACATCATAATATGATAAGCCATGTATAATGATTTaatatagttaaaatatcaCAGAAGTGTATTTCTATATAGTCACTTATGTTTTAAAGCGTTGCTACTTAACACAAATGTAAGTATGGTCACGTTCTAAGTTAAAGAGTCTATTCTTTATGCTGCAATAAATAGCTTGCCATTTGCTCTAGACCATAAAAAGGACATTCATGTACACCCGTTTGAGTAGCCTACAAAAAATCATCAGAGTAATTCAAGGATCTCAAAAAAAATATGGGTTTTGAgcagttaatttatttttgtgagcaaaatatcaaattattttactaatGTGCTCCGATACATAAAACATGATCATTCTTTCTGGTCATATTAGCAGCTTTCATTGAAGATTTCAAAGATAAAACATGTAAGATGccatataaaacaaaatgacGGTATAGTTGGCTAGTACAGCATAATGTGACACACTATGTGGCACACATTAGTGGTGgaaatatacaaaatatttagtaGGGCCTGGTTGCATTTGTCATCACCATGTTCTGGCCCTGCTGTCATGCCATGAAATAatctacaaataaaaacaatatatgCCTTGAAACAATATattcattgaaaaataaaaacacattgaAACGACGTTAATAAGCTGTTAAGCTTAAATAGCTTTGCCTCAGAGAAGAATGTTTTGACAAACATGGGCCCGTCTGGTTCTCCTGCACCTGTGCCAGGAcagcagggggaaaaaggaTCAAAATCCTGTCTGTAGTCATGGCCAAaacactgtccccatcccagacCCTCCTGGGGCAGGCACCCTCCTCAGATGCTGTTCTCCTGTTGACGAGGCGTAGTGCTGCATCCCTGGACCCTGCCCAGGACCGCCCCGCTCGCTCCGCACACGCTGGTGGAAATCAGGAATAGTTCACCAGCCTTCAGCAGCACCCGCCGTGGGTGTGGGTGTCTGTGGGGATATAAAGATAGGGTCCAGTTTTGCTGCCTCATCTTGCTCTCATAAAGTCAATGGTTGGGTCGACTGGAGTTGGTCCAACGGAATAAACAGCACCACACCGCCATCCGTACAGACCCCTCTTCCCTTCGCTCCCAGCAGGGGACTTCGCATGTCTCTAAGCGAAACTCAACCTTACTGAGATTCTTTCATTGCTCATCTTCCACACAGCTCTGTGAGTGTCCGGGAGGCTCTGAGACCCCCACAGGGCAGGTTTCTCACCTGGAGTGGGACCAGTCCTTGAACCAGATCCTACCAGCTCCCAGGGGAATCTGGAGCCAGAGCCAACCAACCTGCCCAAGAGAGTTTGGAGCCAGATATGTATCCGAGGCCCATGATACGAACTTTTCCTAATGAGTAGGTAGGTATGGGGACTAAACGCTTAAGCAGGACCCATGCTCCAGGCAGCCGTTGGGCTATTTGATCTGCAAAACAACCGCTGTAAAAAGTGCTGGGAGGTAAAAAGAAGAGGCAGCTTCAACACTGTCTTCCTCCACCCCAGAAGAAACGCCATCAGTCAGTCCATCCAGCTGTGTGGTGTTACCGAAGACTTCAGTGGTGTTTGCCACCTCTTCGGGAAGGCCCATCTGGAGCAAGAGTTTAGAGATAAGGCTGTTGAACTTGCTCTCCGTGGTAGACCAAGGCTCTTCACTTGGGGTCGGGCCTTCGGACGTAACATTTAGCTCCACTGGGTCAAGACAGTAACCTTCTGGTGATCTCTCATAGAGCACGTCCATCAGGTCAATCCCGGCTactgaggagggggaggcacAGGGAATATCCCTGACAAGCCTGTAGTTCTCCATCCACTCCTTCAGCCACTCAATGCGGCAGTCACACTCCCAGGGGTTGCGGAAGAGGTACAGCCGCCCCAGGAAGTACACAGGctggaagacagaaaagggCAGGGTCGTCAGGTTGTTGCTGTTCAAGTGCAACGCGACCAGGCTGGTCAGGTTTTCAAAAGCCCCCTCCTCAATGTAGTTGATCCTGTTGCGGTCCAGGTAGAGGACCTCCAGCTCCCCCAGGTCCCTGAACCAGGTGTTGGAAACATTCCTGAGGAAATTCCCCCCCAGGTTGAGCATCTTCAGGCACCTCAGGCCATCGAAGGAGTTTTCTGGAAGCTCGCTGATCAAATTGTCGTTCAGGTACAGGTACTCCATCTTCTGGCAGCCCTGAAAAGCTCGCTCATGAACGACATTTATCCTGTTGTCCTGCAGATTCAGGTATTTCAGCTTGGTCAGGCCCTGCAGGGAGTTATAGGCTACCGCTTCAATCCTGTTTCTCTCCAGGTAAACGTGGGTCAGGTTCTCCATGCCCCTGATGGCACCTGGGATCCTCCGGAAGTTGTTCTGGAAGCAGAAGAGCTCCTGCAGAGCCGGCAGCTCGATGAAGATCCTGTCCGGGATGTTGAAAAGGTTGCAGTCTGCCAGGTCCAGCTTGACCAGCCGTCTGAGGGCAGTGAAAGTCCGCGTGTGGAGATAGCGAATGTACTCGTTGTGGGCCATCTTCAGCTCGGTCAAGCTGGGCAGCCCCTTGAAAGCCCCTGGGGTGATGAAGGAGATATTGTTGTGGTTGAGCGACAGGGATTTGAGGGAAGGCAAGGTCCCGAAGGCCCTCTCGGAGAGGAATTTGATGCTGTTTTTGTCCAGGTTGATAGAGGAGGCTTCGCAAGGGAACTCACTAGGGATCTGCCCCAGACCGGCACGATCGCAGAGGACGGAGCAGCTCCGCTCCTGGGTGCACACGCAGTTGGCAGGGCAGGACCGCACGCAGGCCCACACCGCGTGGACATGGGGGACCCAAAGGATCACTGTCAGGGAGGAATGTGCCATCCCCACGGAGGCATGGGAGGAGAGAATTGGGATGCATTGTTAGAAAATATATTAGCcatgacaggaaaaagaaattatgccGTCTTTGCCTCCCTTCTAGCAACACTAATTGCCACCCGCGACTTGCATGCCAGTGCTGACTGAGGAGCTCTCATGAAAGATTCCTAAAAATCTTCTGCTGGGGTTTTTAAACCCTTTGAGAAGGTCTGTATATGACATCTAGAACATCATCGCTGATTAATATCTCTCCCCAAGAGGGGTACTCACCTAGACTTAAGTATTTCTCAGTGTCTCTGTGATTGGTCTCTCTGCAAGCTGACAGGGACATGGTTTGGCCGAGGGGGACAGGCAGAGATGTTTTGAAGGCCAGCAGCTGTGGATGGGTTGCAGTATTTCTGGGTGGGGCAGTGTATGCTAGAACAGCAGTGGGCAGGGGAGATCAGTTAGTTGCCTGAGGCACGTCAAATTcatgctttttgcttctttcttttctttgttcattcaACCTAACGTTTCTCCACCAGAGCCATGAGCTggtgcagcactgcagcactATCAATCAGCTCCTAAGGATGCAGTACAGTCTTTAAAAACACGTTCCCACTGTGTTTTGGTAGAACAgtatgaggaaaaacaaattaagggATACGTTCAATTGCTTTCTTCATGATCTCATCATAGATGAGATACTCTGCACCTCCAGCACAGTTTTACTGTTTTGCCAGTTCTCAAGACAGTCACCATAGTGCCTTGTGCTTGATGGGAGCAGCCGCTTTGTCCTTTCACCAGCCTGACATGGGAGGTGTGTGGATATTGTGGTTTCTTTTCAAGTTAGTCCCACGCAGGTGGATGTAcaacaaggaagagaaggagcaaGCTCTTGGGGAGAAACCAGAGAAGAGCGAAAGGAACGGGAGACATCAGCCTCCATGGACAGTCATTTTTGTGGGTAAAAAACCATCCAGTCAACAAGACATCTGCGAAATAAACTCATTCAAGGGGAAGAACTGAAGGCAGAGCTCATTTTGTAATTGCTCTCACAGGCACATCCTGCCTGCCGTTCAACAAAATGAGCAGCCACGCCAGCGAACTCTCCACGTAGTCACTAGCAGGAAACTGTGGTATTGCTACTGActggttttcctgctgcagtttATTGGCTCCCACACAAGCATaatccttttatatttttttcaacaagACATGAGATACCAACAGCTTTACCAACAGCCACCTTTATTACAGCACTGCCGGGATCACGTTGTTGCTGCTGCGTGCATGTCTGGCCCCAAGGGATAAGGGACAAGGAACAGGCTTTCCCCCACGCTCCCACTGACTGTCTGGAGAGG encodes the following:
- the NYX gene encoding nyctalopin — protein: MAHSSLTVILWVPHVHAVWACVRSCPANCVCTQERSCSVLCDRAGLGQIPSEFPCEASSINLDKNSIKFLSERAFGTLPSLKSLSLNHNNISFITPGAFKGLPSLTELKMAHNEYIRYLHTRTFTALRRLVKLDLADCNLFNIPDRIFIELPALQELFCFQNNFRRIPGAIRGMENLTHVYLERNRIEAVAYNSLQGLTKLKYLNLQDNRINVVHERAFQGCQKMEYLYLNDNLISELPENSFDGLRCLKMLNLGGNFLRNVSNTWFRDLGELEVLYLDRNRINYIEEGAFENLTSLVALHLNSNNLTTLPFSVFQPVYFLGRLYLFRNPWECDCRIEWLKEWMENYRLVRDIPCASPSSVAGIDLMDVLYERSPEGYCLDPVELNVTSEGPTPSEEPWSTTESKFNSLISKLLLQMGLPEEVANTTEVFGNTTQLDGLTDGVSSGVEEDSVEAASSFYLPALFTAVVLQIK